The DNA region TGCCTGAGAGGAAGAGCAGCCCCTCAGAAGATGATCTACCTTCAACATCAGCTCTCACCTCAAGCTGCAACAGAGTTCAGCTTACACTTCAAACtgttaactgaaaaaaaaaaatcttttcctcaACTTTTGCATCAGTTAATTATGAAACTGATTGTTCAGCAGACAGGTAAAGAGTCAGTTGCTGGCAGCACACAGTCCTGCTCCTGGAGTGGGCTGTGATGGTGAGTCCTAAAGCTTTGCATTCTCTCCATAAAGACTTCATTCCTCTGCCTCTGTTTTGAAGCTTCATTTTAATATTGCTGAAAGACCTTCATAATTCAACTGAGAAATGCCCCTGGGTCTTCAAGCATTGCCTATGAAGTCCTGACAAAGGATTTTATACCCCACAAGATCTGTTAGGGGAAAGTAGCCTTGACAGAAAAGCTGTAGCTGGAACTACCTGAAGGGGGTTCCTGCTGTCAGCATTTCACACTCACCTCAAAAATTCctggctttcttttttaagggATTGATGTCAAGGATTGGGTAGTATCAACAAAGCTTCTGGGGAAATTTGACCCTGAGTACAAGTTTCCCAGCAGCACCCCTTCTTTTAAATCTGTTCCTACTTTTGCAGATATTCACTCAAGCCTTGCCTCCTGACTGCCCCACTCGGTGTATTTCCAACACGCTGGTTATACCAACCCCTCCAACAGGGGTTTCAcaagaaaagggaggaaaaagatgTCCTCAAAAACAAAAGGACAGGATCTAGTCCACTCGTGTCACTGGTGACCGCAAGCAGATTTCTCACACAACTTTGTGCTGGGTCTCTGAGCTCTCATGAGCAGAGCAGCCCATGCTGCatcccctgcaggcagcacagcacagcagaaaagggCAGCACCTGCAGAAAAATTCCTCCCAAGGAGACAGATCCCTTCCAATACAAAAATGGGAGCTTGAACATAAAGACAAAGGGACTgatgctgctggaaatgcttcATCCTCCAGGACAGGGAGTGAGCCCAAAGGCTGCaccagctgggacagcacaATCCCCATCCTCCCTGAGCCAGCTCACCCCTTGCCCCGGCAGTCAGGGATGCCTCAGGATGCTACCTGcaccccagcagctctccctgctcatgCCTGTATTTGGCAGAATAGCATCTCTCCTCCTACAGGTTTTCAGAGAGCAGGAAGATGTGTAGCCTGGGGCTCCAAAGGtctctcctggctctgcacataTTTATCTTCCCAATTTTGAAGCCTTTCATTGCTTGGGGCCAGCCAGGAGGAGCAACAGACAGCAGCTTCCCATTATGTGAGAAAGTGTGAGGTTCTGAACAGCTCACACTGAATCACAAAACATatgagcagggctctgcttaGAGAGCATCAACCCCCAAAACTTACACAGACAAGGAGGGATATCAGCTAGGGAACAGTTTTGTAGAAGTAAAGGAAACTGCATCTGTGACGCTGACAAGTGTTTTTATTGGGACTTGTTCTTTCTCCTCCACCAGAGGGGAGTGCTAGGATCAACTTGCCACAATGAAAAccttcagctttttcttctaaCATGGTGGCTTAAACAATGGTTTAGATTCCAGTGCTTTAGAATGCAACTGCTCCTTCCATTTGTGTCTGCTACTGGAGACTTTTAGCAACAGCTGCTGGACTGCATCACACCAGGGTCAGGACATCTTGAGATGCTTCCTTCCCCCTTGGAGAGGGAAAGGATGAGGTTTTTGTGTACGACTCTCAAGAATGGAAGCATCCTATGCCAAAAATGGCTTTGAAGAGCAGAAAGCCTCCGCAGCCTGAGCAGTCAGGAGCCTCCTCTCCAGTGTGCGCAATCAGGAGCAGGTAACAGCAGCACAGATCTTACCTTGCACTGCTTAGATAAGCCTCACATTGCTGCTCTCAAAGTGAGGAGTTTCAGGTCCTTTCCAAAACTCCTCTCTCCAGTGCACACTTCACAGGAGAGCTCTTCAACTGATCTCACAGTGCCATGCACTGAAGAGCCACAACaaactttgtttctttcccAGGCACTTGCTGTGGCCTCAGGTTGTGGGAGAGATCTCATGTGAGGGGGCCTTTGTCAAGGTGAGAAAAACCCTCCAGGGGCTGGGTGCAAACAAGCTCCAACCTCCCTCAATACCCAGACAAACACTCTGGTGGTTCTCCATCACATTTGCAAGGGGACTTCTGTGTTTCATGTTCAATCAAAGTAAAATGCTCCCCCTGTTCTTTGTGCTGGACctagctgcagcagctctcacacAGCCACCACTCCATAGGTTTCTTCTGCTCTCTCAGAAAAGGCTCTCAGGCTTTGTGCTGTCCTTTCAGCAGTTACCAGCAAAATAAATCCCACCAGCCTGCTCAGACTTCTGCAGCTCTGAGTATGGGAATAGGTTCACACTGAGTGCAAAGACAGCCTGCAGCCACCAAGTTCCCCAAGGAAAAGAACAGCCTCAGTGACCTACTGCAGGAGTTTGGGAGTAGAGACAATGAGAAGACTCAAACCAACCTCTAGgaccctcctgccttccctctccccaaggctggggaagaaaagagaCCACACAGGAGAAGTGAGGAAAAGCCCCTGAGTTGCAGGATCTGTGATTGTTTGCAGCAGCTGGCTGAGCGgctttaaataaaatcaactacagggaaatgaaaaaaaatttaaaatagatagatagatagatagatagatagatagatagatagatagatagatagatagatagatagatagatagatagatagatagaagGTGCTGCTCCCACGAAGGCTGCaagcaggaatttttctttcaggtGATGAGAAAACAACACTTTCAGCTTTCAGAAAAGACCAAGCCTCTCACATACATGCTGCCCATGAGTTCTGaggacaaggaaaaaatattaaaaaatgaaagatgcTGACCTTTCCACTGCTGAAGGAGCAACACATCTCTTAGCATAGACAATACCCAAAGACTTGCAGCTTGAGTAACCCAGAAATAGGAACTGCCTGGGTCTGAAGATCAGCAAAGTTTCAGTACAGCCTTTTCTTTGATTTGTGCTCTGTCTTTTGGGAGCAAGCACAGattaaacagcattttctatGCTTTGAAAGTTTTGTCCCAGCAATACAAAACCTGTCTTGGTGTGGGGAACAGGGCAGACTCTTTAGCTAAGGGTATGCTTTAAGCCAGTGGCCACAAGAGCTCTGCTGCACCTTCTGGAGCCAGTGACAGCCTGAAACAAACACGGGTGGCAGAGAAAACCTGTACTGACTGCACCCATGGGCACCCACAGGAGAGCACAGCCTGAGGGGAAGGACTcaccttcccctgctgcaggagcttcCAGTCCTGGAGAAGGCAACAGGCCTCCCTTCAGCAGTGCTGACCTCAGACAGCAACCAAAGATCTGCAGGCTTTCAGGCACATGTTCTGCTCcacatttatttcctctttgccactgctctctgctgcaggctcagcctcCTTGCCAGGCCTGTGAGGATGCTTCCAGGAACAAAGTTTTGGTGGTAATTTATGGCaaacctgcagctcccaaacTGTCCAGCATTAGAAAATAGAAGGTTGCTGTGCTACCCTCCACCCCAATGGCTCGCAGAGTGATTAAGGATAACTTTAATTTGAGGCCTGGAGCTCAACAGCTCCCAAAGGAttgataaaatacatacagcaATCTCCAGTTCCACCTCTGGAGGCTGAACTCTCTCCGGATGATTAACAACAGTtatttcctccctctccctgctgctgcaggaagctcATTCCCTGAGAGGTCCAGCAGCACTCCTGACTACTGAACAGCAACATTTACAACCACAAAAAATCTCCAACAGAACCAGCCCCAGAGGGCAAAGACAGCACCACGTAAGACCAGGATAGATCTCCTAATAAAGAAATTGGGGTCATAGGGTCAGGCTACCTGAGGCAGACCCAGCTGTGCTGATTAGCAATGCTGGCCTGATGCAGTGGGAATGGCAGCCAAGAACTGCCTAGAGACACCTTTGAGGCTGCTCCCACAAGGCAGCAGTGCTAAAGCACCttcttctcccaggaaaagTGAGCCTCTCAACCCAGACAGAGAGCAGCTGCTATTGGTGTCATCCTCCTTCGGTCTGTTGCTGTAACCTGAGGCTCACAAGGAGGCAGTGGGAGTGGGAAGGCAGCTGCCTATTCCTCATGGATCCGTGTCTTTCACAGCCACTGTGCATCAGACTCCAGGCCAGAGGCAACTACCACTAAAAGTTAATAAGCTGTGAATATCCCTGCTTACATCTCCCCAGAAACCCACCTTGTCCTGGCTGGTGTTCAGGGGAGTCTGTTCCCACCTGGACACACAGATaagcctccagtgctgctcttATCAGAGAGCAGGTACCAGCAACAAACATTAGCTACAGCAAGGAGAAACCCTTTGAGGCTGAGCCTGTGACAGGAGTCTGGAGAGGAATGCAAACCTTCTGGGTACCACAGCCCCAGGGAACCACACTCTTGGGAGACGTAAGGATCACAACATGCATTTCCAGAAGAGGTGGAGGAGTAGAAttcaacaagagcaaagaaCTCCCTCAGGAAAGCTTCACTTCCAAGTAtagattttaatatttattcagTACAGGGCCAGTGAAGAGAACTGGGAAATAAGGCAAAGGCAAATTATCCTCCAGAGCCCAAGTGAACATCTCATACACACAGACcatgcaaagcagcagctgtgctcctCCCTGGAGCCACGTCCCACATCTTCCCCATCTGCTGGAGCACAGGCCATTGCTTACAAGTCCAGGAGGAATTGATTGACTTTTTTCAGGTATTCCGGCTTCAGGTAATCTCCCAGCTCCTTCTTTGCGACCCACAGGCAATCTGccttcagctctgcctgggacAAATCACTGCTTTGGAGAAAGGCTTTGAAGAAGAAGACTTTGGCTCCCACGTTATTCTCAGTTCTGATGGCCCTGGGGAATTTATACTTGTAAATCCCATATGGTGCATTCCCCAGGACTTTGGCTTGAATGTGATCTCCTGCAAGAAGCCAGCAACGCAAGAGAAAGACAGTAAAAAACATAAGAACACACAGCAACAATAACTGCTCCCTGCATAACAAAAATACAGCATAAGCCACTTCTTGTATGTGATTCAGACTGACTGTTCCCTCTTTGGCAGAAATACTGgcaactgtgaaaaaaatgtgGGTTTCTCGCATGAAAAAACAGCTCATTTGGAGACCAGAGAGCCCTCTCAgagtgggagaggaaggaagagaaggagagggTATCCAGCTTTGCCAATCTTGAGTGAAAAGCAAGGACATGTGTTTGCCATCATCACCCATCTGCCACAAAAGCTACTACAGGGCAacaagagggaaagagaagccCAAAGCAATCCCAGCCATTCAAGGGTGTCTGGTGATACCCCCAAATCACACCATGATGGCCAGAcatggcactgctgctgctgccagccttaAATCCCAGCTCACAGTGTGCCAGCCCTCTGCCATGCCTTCTCCCAAAAGATGGGAGAAGATTTCACTACAGCAGATGGCAAATATTCCTCGGTCAGGGCACTGGAAGAAAACCACTGGGACAAACAAGAGGGAGGGTAAGCCACACACCCAAACACGTAGCCATGGCTCGCTCAGCTGTGCTCCGTAGCGTCTCTCCAGGCTGCCACTCCACTTGAGGCAGGAGCCACAGCTCCTGGTTACCAATTTTCTGTTTCACCAGAAGCATCAGGTTGCTGTCCAGCTTCCTGTTCAACGACGTTCGATCATTGCTTTTATCAGCATCTGCCAAAAACCAACACGTGCTGGAAACAAAGTCTCCTGGCAGCATGCTCTGATCCCTGTGATGATCAACCCTCTGTGCCTTATACCCAGCAACAACACACAAATGTGGATACATGGAATAAGACAAAAATCTAGGCAGGAATGCTCTCAGTCACTCTGGAAGTCATTGCAGGattcagctgctgttttcctttccagaatGACTCTATAAGAAGTAACCTGGATTTCCACCTTCACAAAAATCAGTAAGAGCACTAAGCAGAGCTTGGGAAGTAAATGACCAAATATTTCCCTTGTCTGGAAATCACGTCTATTTTCATCATTTTGCCTTGGTGAACACACACATTTTTGCAGTATGGGAACACTGATTTCCCTGTCAGACAGTTAACAGCACGTGTGCTGCCACAGAGTCAAGACTCTCTCTAAAACACACAGAAGAGACCCCAAAATGCCCTCCTTCTACTGAATTGCACTCTGGCAAACAATCCAGGTGTTCTCAGCCACCACGAGCTCCAGGCTGTACCTGTTATCCGTGGGGCAGCTTTGAACTGCAGGAACTTCTGTTCCCACTTCTCCTCCAGGTCCTGAGCCATGACGACTGTCTTGC from Prinia subflava isolate CZ2003 ecotype Zambia chromosome 15, Cam_Psub_1.2, whole genome shotgun sequence includes:
- the MRPL46 gene encoding large ribosomal subunit protein mL46, with translation MAGHCGALMAAPLRQRAAGSARWVCSAAAPRPWRLFGAMCLLRLPRITQPLEKVEEEMAALMEQIELEKSHYSDHEVRKMEEEEQLKRKKESLYDEDEAHGKTVVMAQDLEEKWEQKFLQFKAAPRITDADKSNDRTSLNRKLDSNLMLLVKQKIGNQELWLLPQVEWQPGETLRSTAERAMATCLGDHIQAKVLGNAPYGIYKYKFPRAIRTENNVGAKVFFFKAFLQSSDLSQAELKADCLWVAKKELGDYLKPEYLKKVNQFLLDL